Below is a genomic region from Coriobacteriia bacterium.
AAATGCCGCAACACCCACAAGCGCCACGCGTCGTCCAAGCGACGACATGGCCGCTTTCTTATCGCAGCGCCAGGCGTAAAGCTGCCAACATGTGATCACGAGCGATATGGCGAGACAAGCATACTCGGATGCGTGTGCGGTCTTACGTATGGGCCAGGACATCTGGGCGATGATCTGCGTTTGTTGCTCAATCGGCATGGTGTCGAATCCTCCGACGAAGGTGGATGCAAGCATGCGTGCAATCGAATCGCTCAGCGATCCCGACTCTCCTCCGCTTTGTGCCGAGAAGCAGAAGATGAGCACCATAATCGCAAGGGTCAAGCCCATGCTCAATGTGACTTTGAGAGCGCGCACGTCACCTCCCTCGCACCAGACGCTCCATTTCATGTCGTCCATCATATCTTCTGAAGGCGAATATGCAAAAAAATCGAGTAATTTACTACTACAGCGTGCAAAAGTGGTCTATAGTGTTCGCAATCTGATTTGGAGGACCATTGAACGATCGAGTGAACATACCGAGGCATCACGGTGCGGCCGTGCATGCCAGCGCGCTCTCGTTTGCCTCCATCTTTTCCTATTATCGATACCTCTAGCACACGGCGGGATGCACGTGCCGACACTCCATGTCTCGCGTGCGCTTGATGTCCTTGTCGTGTGCGCCTCCGCCTGTTCGTTGTACTACCGTGAGAAGGAAAGAGCATGTTCGTCAAAATACTACTCATCATCATATTCATAGCCATCGCGGTTGGCGTCGGCATCTACACGCGCCGTGCCGCCTCACGCGATGTCGACGGCTTCATTCTCGGTGGTCGTAACGTCGGTCCTTGGCTTTCGGCCTTCGCCTACGGCACCGCCTACTTCAGCGCCGTCGTGTTCATCGGCTACGCTGGCCAATTTGGCTGGAAGTACGGCATGGCCGCGACCTGGGCGGGTATTGGCAACGCCGTGATTGGCAGTTTGCTTGCCTGGTGGGTGCTCGGTCCGCGCACGCGCGAGGTCACGCAGCGACTCAAGGCCTCGACCATGCCCGAGTTCTTCGGCAAGCGCTACCAGAGCAAGGGACTGCGAATCGCATCGGCAGCCATCATCTTCGTGTTCCTCATCCCCTACACCGCGTCGGTATACAATGGCCTGTCGCGTCTGTTCACGATGGCGTTCGGCGTACCCTACGAGTGGTGTGTCATCGGCATGGCCGTCGTGACATGCATATACGTCGTGTTGGGCGGTTACATGGCCACGGTCGTCAACGACTTTCTGCAGGGCATCGTCATGCTCGTCGGTATCACGGCCGTCATCATCGCGGTTCTGCAAACGCAGGGAGGACTTTCCGAAGCCGTCGTTCAGCTTTCCCAGATTCAGGCACCAGGTACCGAACAGCTGGGTGCCTTCACGAGCTTCCTCGGCCCCGATTTCCTCAACTTGATGGGTGTCGTCATCCTGACATCGCTTGGCACCTGGGGCCTGCCGCAGATGGTGCAGAAGTTCTATGCCATCAAGTCTGGTCCGGCCATCAAGCAGGGCGCCATCATCTCCACGGTCTTCGCTTTCGTAATCGCCGGTGGCAGCTACTTCCTCGGTGGCTTCGGCCAGCTCTTCGGCGACCAGATCGCCTATGCTGCCAACGGCACGCCGGTCTACGACTCCATCATCCCGACGATGCTGTCGAACTTGCCCGATTTCCTCATCGGCCTCGTCATTGTGCTCGTGCTCTCGGCGTCGATGAGCACGCTGTCTTCGCTCGTGCTCACCTCGAGCTCGGTGCTCACGCTCGACCTCATCAAGGGTAACATCGTCAAGGACATGAACGAGAAGAAGCAAATCGTCTGGATTCGCGCGCTACTTGTCGTCTTCGTGGCCATCTCCGCTCTTATCGCGGTGTTCCAGTACCAAAGTTCCGTAACTTGGATTGCACAGCTCATGGGCATTTCCTGGGGTGCTTTGGCCGGCGCCTTCCTCGGCCCGATGCTGTGGGGTCTGTACAGCAAGCGCATCAGCAAGGCCGCCGTGTGGGCGAGTTTCATCGTCGGTGTGGGCCTGACGACCGTGAACATGATCATGGGCTTTGTCGGCACGCCGCTCATTGCTTCCCCCATCAATGCCGGTGCCATCGCGATGATTCTCTCGATCATCATCGTGCCGGTCGTGAGCTTGTTCACCAGGGCAGTGCCCTTCGAGGTCAATCCGCCGAGTCCCGAGTCCGGTACCGATCGCGAGCTCTATGCCGAGATCGAGGCGATGCCCGATGCAAAGGCAAGCACGCGTCGCGAGATCGTCGCGGGCGCCAATGTCGAGGAGATCGAGCTTCTCGATCAGGAGCAAGATGAGAAGAAACGCGAGTAGCCTTACGCGACATGCATTGCATAAGCGAAGGGGTCCGGTTTATCCGGACCCCTTCTTAGTACCCCGCGAAATGCTTGAGGGCGAACTTGACGGCGCGCTCGGCACCGTAAGGCGTGGCATCCGCAAGTCTGATGCCGCAACGCATGAAGCGCGTGTCGAAGAAGAGATTGCGCAACTTGTACTGACGGCGTATCTCGGTGACGACAGGCTGCATGAGTGCACGGTAGCTTGCCTTGTTGACGAGCGCACGCGCGAGCATACGTGCCGAATGAAGCGCATGGTAGATACCCTCGCCAGAAGGTGGCGCGATGAGGCTCGCCGCATCGCCGATGAAATAGACGCCGTCACGCTCGAGCAGGATGTCGCTTCCGGTTGGAATGAAGGCGCCGCGCCGCGTCTCGTATTCGACGTCCATCTGGTTGGCGAATGCCCGAAGGCGGACGTCGAGGTCGGGCTCGCCTGCATAGGCGCAGCAGCCGAGTTTGGCGACGTCGCCGCAAGGTGCGTACCAGGAGTACCCGATGAAGCCGTCCTCGTAGTCCATCGTAAG
It encodes:
- a CDS encoding acetobutylicum phosphotransbutyrylase, which produces MMDDMKWSVWCEGGDVRALKVTLSMGLTLAIMVLIFCFSAQSGGESGSLSDSIARMLASTFVGGFDTMPIEQQTQIIAQMSWPIRKTAHASEYACLAISLVITCWQLYAWRCDKKAAMSSLGRRVALVGVAAFVIAVLYACSDEIHQLFIDGRAGQVADVLVDASGAAIGCLLMCLVMHAFLKRRLAKRESAC
- a CDS encoding sodium:solute symporter gives rise to the protein MFVKILLIIIFIAIAVGVGIYTRRAASRDVDGFILGGRNVGPWLSAFAYGTAYFSAVVFIGYAGQFGWKYGMAATWAGIGNAVIGSLLAWWVLGPRTREVTQRLKASTMPEFFGKRYQSKGLRIASAAIIFVFLIPYTASVYNGLSRLFTMAFGVPYEWCVIGMAVVTCIYVVLGGYMATVVNDFLQGIVMLVGITAVIIAVLQTQGGLSEAVVQLSQIQAPGTEQLGAFTSFLGPDFLNLMGVVILTSLGTWGLPQMVQKFYAIKSGPAIKQGAIISTVFAFVIAGGSYFLGGFGQLFGDQIAYAANGTPVYDSIIPTMLSNLPDFLIGLVIVLVLSASMSTLSSLVLTSSSVLTLDLIKGNIVKDMNEKKQIVWIRALLVVFVAISALIAVFQYQSSVTWIAQLMGISWGALAGAFLGPMLWGLYSKRISKAAVWASFIVGVGLTTVNMIMGFVGTPLIASPINAGAIAMILSIIIVPVVSLFTRAVPFEVNPPSPESGTDRELYAEIEAMPDAKASTRREIVAGANVEEIELLDQEQDEKKRE